The Plutella xylostella chromosome 25, ilPluXylo3.1, whole genome shotgun sequence region ttattatactattcgtgattttcgctattcggaaacttaaaattcgggattgtgaattattcggaactatgaaattcgtaattatgaaaatcgttattttcatattcgtaaaaaagtaattcgaaattctgtagtgtacccgataataatatacctacctataccctCCGTGGCTATGGCTATAAACACCTATACCACAATATCACCTGCAGCCAGACGCGCTATCTATACTGCTCCCACTCGTGATTCACACCGACAATGTCACTTCCAATCGGTGTCACATGCGCCAGACATGTTGCCTGTTCGCAGAATACAGgcattcattaaaaatattacgatAGGCGTTTATGGTATAGGCAAAATGTAGATCAAACTACGATATCCATGAACTTTCTCACGTAATCTAAGTGCTTCCTTAATGTAATCCAAAATATCACATCACATTTAATTTGGTGGTATAGGTATAACAGATAATGCAATTACATAATGTTCAGACGAAATCACATAGTTAATTAACTCaagtaatatttttagttataaTAAGTCATCGAACTTCGCTGTtacaattaattaggtatacttTTGGAGATAATTTTGTTATTGCAGATACCGCAGCGTTGTTTTTCGATTGGCGTTTAATATTTATCGCGAGATGATGCGCATGCGACGCGAGTTTTTTTCAACATAAATATATCTCCGCTCCGACGGATTAAACGccaccgtgctagcaataaaaaaatgatatttACAAGTGATAATGTTTTATAGAAATATATTAGTTTGTGTTTTTGTGCTGGTGAGGTTTTCTACGGGACTGAGAATAGACTTTACAAGCTGTCAAAGTGTGGAATGGACTTGTTTACGCAATGAGCCCAGTGATATTGTGTACACCTGTGCAGCCGCTGTCGATGTAAGTACCACACGTTAATtgtataaacaataaacagttTATGGTTATCAATATGCAACACCTAAAAATAGGTAGAGAGCACCTGGTAGAGATtttaacataaacataaaaccTTACACTTGagatttatgtttataaaaaaaacattatcgtTAACCAGAACttgcaataattattaatatacagTGGTGTATTCGCATTTTCTAAAACTATGATATCTTTTCAGGAGCACATCATCCACATAAAGGATTTCTACACAGACGACATAACCAGCGTCACGGTGCAAAACTGCAAACACCTTAAAGTAGTAGTGGACTGTCCCATCCTGCAGAGGACTTCCCGCCTTCAACGCTTTTCCATAAAGAACTGCCAGAAGCTAGAGTTCGTCACCTTATCCAGTTCTTCCCTCGTACAGACACCGCCAGAAGTGATCATAGACAATGTAGGACAGATAGCAGCATTCCCTCAGGGGCTGTTCAAGTCTCCGAGCAACACCTCTGAAAGGAAGTGCATGGGAGCGCCGCATGTGAGACAAGTACTCGTCAGGAACGCCAAGATAAGCGTTGTAAACACGGGCGCTATTTATAACGTTACCGGCGCGCGGTTGATTGACTTCACTAATGTTACTATTGACGAGGTTCAGAGTCAAGCTATAGAGGCTATACTCGGTGAAGGCATCTATAGATTCACTATGAACAACTGCAGAATTGATAAGCTGATGAGCAAAAGTATCACTGTGGACGCTAAGCTGGTCACTATATCGGCTAACAGATTTGGAGATCTCAAAACGAACGCCGTCAACATAACTTCTGACTTCCTGCATATAACTGAAAATGTTTTCGGTGATATTGAGTCTAACGGCCTATTGATAAAATCTGCCAATTCCGACATCACAAACAATTACATCCGGACGttgaaaacaagtgcgctCTCCAATGTTAAATGTGGTATCAACAAAGCCAGCAGAAGACATTTCAACTTCATGAGAAATACCATA contains the following coding sequences:
- the LOC105398663 gene encoding uncharacterized protein LOC105398663 gives rise to the protein MFYRNILVCVFVLVRFSTGLRIDFTSCQSVEWTCLRNEPSDIVYTCAAAVDEHIIHIKDFYTDDITSVTVQNCKHLKVVVDCPILQRTSRLQRFSIKNCQKLEFVTLSSSSLVQTPPEVIIDNVGQIAAFPQGLFKSPSNTSERKCMGAPHVRQVLVRNAKISVVNTGAIYNVTGARLIDFTNVTIDEVQSQAIEAILGEGIYRFTMNNCRIDKLMSKSITVDAKLVTISANRFGDLKTNAVNITSDFLHITENVFGDIESNGLLIKSANSDITNNYIRTLKTSALSNVKCGINKASRRHFNFMRNTIENVEPNSLIFDFASCKTARTVILFRENRIDCRCTNIAFLNSGESPSELTSLVMNLQSNNTCLHAPCLLPVEVVKILKESAMCQLNLDPQVMCLLYYDKNGTTNKETSTSEDVTEATATFYLIKQANSPRDAPSAAMTAVDKDRLLKDSHASISNRTTVRIIFDSSKDFEETLRSTNSKKPCQKTPEKGDAPKDRCVGGQCRNSVAYDKQKALDFYKYVYAQLRPPKTESPLKT